In Apium graveolens cultivar Ventura chromosome 10, ASM990537v1, whole genome shotgun sequence, the following are encoded in one genomic region:
- the LOC141690000 gene encoding mediator of RNA polymerase II transcription subunit 30-like gives MAEKQDTELPKTRQELAMEGQKQLEETIDAAFQILSSMNDELCNPTLWSKPPTSNSSSNHHSLTNGDVSYDSTPGSVAHHFEMGGGALDEARLRYKSSVAALRNLLASIPTSQAKPYEMDSTDSSISPMDEDDIEKLEERASTLRKELANKNKHLKVLIDQLRELINDVSTWQSPCTV, from the exons ATGGCAGAAAAACAAGACACAGAACTCCCCAAAACCAGACAAGAATTAGCAATGGAGGGTCAAAAACAACTGGAAGAAACCATTGATGCTGCTTTTCAAATCTTGTCTTCTATGAATGATGAGCTTTGTAATCCAACTTTATGGTCCAAACCGCCTACTTCAAATTCTAGTTCTAATCATCATTCTTTAACAAATGGTGATGTTTCGTATGATTCGACACCAGGATCAGTTGCTCATCACTTTGAGATGGGTGGTGGTGCTCTTGATGAAGCTAGATTGAGGTATAAATCATCCGTTGCCGCGCTTCGTAATCTTCTTGCTTCCATTCCTACTTCTCAG GCTAAACCATATGAGATGGATTCAACAGACAGTTCCATATCACCAATGGATGAAGATGATATTGAGAAGTTGGAAGAGCGTGCTTCTACTTTACGCAAG GAGCTCGCAAACAAGAACAAGCATCTCAAGGTCCTGATAGATCAGCTTCGAGAACTTATAAATGACGTATCAACGTGGCAAAGTCCATGTACTGTATGA